The stretch of DNA AGATCGACTTCGTCAAGGTGCTTAGGTAAGTTTGCTCCGCATAACTTTGTAGACTGGAGTAGAGATGTTGCTAACAGCGTCTCTACTCCAGCAAAAAAGATACAATATTGCCAAGAAACGTTTTTTCCTCGATCTACTATGACTGACCAAGATCGCCAAATTGCTGAATATGTTGACTTAACAGCTTATTTGCTCGAATTACCCCTTGAACCAGACCATCGTAAAGGTGCGATCGATAACTTAACTCAGATCGCTGAGATCGCCAAACTGGTGACAGAATTTCCCTTATCTGGAAAAATCGAGGCTGCACCTGAGTTTAAACCTTAATTCAGGTTCAGGTAACAGGGTAGGAATCGAGACAAATTTTTGTTCGAGGTGAAGATTAATTTATCCAAATTTTCTGACAAACTTTAGTCTAAGAAAAAATTAACTCTGGGAAACTAGAAAAGCACAAATAATCTTTTCACCTGATTAGTGTCAAAGTCACTCATTGCCGCGATCGCTAATCGGAATGTGAGATTTTCTTTGCGGACTCACGACAATAATCAATCTTTAAATCTAGCTCTTATTTTTCTGACTTCCTCATTATCTTCCCCGCTCTCTTTGTTCCTCACTTTAACTAATTTTTTCATTACACTACTTGTAAGCAGAATTTCTCTGTCTTTGTCATCATTCTTAGGAGAGAATTTCTATTCTCACTCCGGAAACTTATCGATCGCAAAAGTGAAATCTCTCATAAGTGGGAAGTAAGATTTCGGAAAACTTTGTAATCTAAGATAGCAGAATTAGGGAGGTTATCTATTAGAGCAATAGCCCTTATTAAATATGACGAAAGAAAATAATAACTATAATGACATCATTCAAACTAACCAAGAAAGACTAGATACAATTCTCCAATCTGTCCAAAGTTTAGTCAACCAGGGAGAGACAGAATTTAGCAATCTTCTTGGCGAATTATCTCTAGTAGTACGAGAGATAAATACAGAAATTGAACAGTTAGTTACTACTCATCAAGAGTTACAATTAGAATGCCAACATTATCAAGAATTAATTGCCGGAACTTCTGATGCTTATTTGATGACTGATTCAGCAGGTGTAATTAAAAAAGCTAATCAAGCTGCGGCAGATTTGTTGAAAATAAATAATCCAAATTCTCTGGCAGGTAAACCTCTTAGTTGCTTAATTTCTGAAGCTAATTTAACTAGCTTTAACGAGGAAATTAAAGAGCTGAAATTTTTGTTTAATAAAGAAACTCAAATTAAACTTGCAAATGAGCAGTTTTTACCAGCAAAAATATCTCTAAATTGTATCTGCGATCGCCAAGAAAATGTTATTGCTTTAAGTTGGTTAATTCGCCCAATTGAAGACGATAATCAAAACTTAACGAATCGAGCCGAGTCGGAAAAAGAAAAAGAACTCAGCGAACTGAAAACTCGTTTAATTCAAACAGTTTCACATGAGTTCCGTACCCCTTTAAACATGATTCATATTTCCGCTCAACTCTTAGAAAAATATTATCATACTTTTTCTCGCGAAAAAAGTAAAAGATTTTTTCACAAAACCCGCACGGCTATTAAATATATTACAGAATTATTAGATGATGTTTTGGTTTATAGCCAAGCGGAATCGGGCAAGTTACAACTCACAAATAAATTACTAGACTTAAACCAATTTACAGCCAAATTAATCGAAGAACAACAACTTTTGCGTGGTTCTAAATATCGAATTAACTTTGGCAGTAATTGTCAATCTATCTCAGTTTGTGTTGATGAAAAATTGTTACATCAAATCTTCGGTAACTTACTCTCTAACGCAATCAAATACTCACCTCAAGGAGGCAATATTGACGTAGAATTAAACTGTATAGCCGATCGCGTTATCTTTGAAGTTAGCGATCGCGGTATCGGCATTCCTGCTGAAGAAATACCTTATTTATTTGAACCATTTCACAGAGCCAAAAACGCTGGAACTATTCCGGGAACAGGATTAGGTTTAGCAATTGTTAAAAAAGCAGTAGAGGCGTTAAGTGGAGAAATCACTCTAGAAAGTGAAATTAACGTTGGGACTACTTTGACAGTTTCTTTACCTATTCTAAGTGAAAATATCGAGAGCGAGTGCAGAAGAGATACAGAACTTGAGATTGGCGATCGGGAATTGGGAGATAACGACTGATTGGAAGACACCAACTACCAACTGATAACTACTAAATGCGGCTACGTGCTAACCGATCGATCGGTCAAAAGAAGTAAATTACTCACTATTAAATGAGTTTCCCACCAAAGGTGGATGTATGAAACCCTCTAAGTTTAGGATTCTGTGCATTATGAAGTAAATTGACGCTCAAGATGGCGAGCGTAAAGAATAAATACTTAAAGAGGGAAGATTATGCTTGAAAGTGCAGGAATGCTAATCGAAATCAATAAAATGTTTTTTTGGATCGCCCAATTTGGCGAACCCGTATTGGACGATCCTGAAGATGCATCATTAGTCTTTTCCGGACCGCAATTTTGGATTGCAGTAATTGCTGGAGTAGTACTAGCATTTGCTTTCCAATTACTCTTAACAAATCTTGGCGTAGCTACAGGAATTTCGCTAGCAGGAAATTCTTCAGATTCCCATAGTCATAGTCATAATTCATCAGAGAGCGTTGGGGGTACAATTCGCAAAATCAGTGTTGCTCTCGGATTAGCTACCTTAATTACAGTGACGATCGCACTTTTTTGTGCGACAATTTTGGCAGTTAAGTTGAGTTTGCTAGAAAGTGCAGGCTTAGGTGCGATCCTGGGTTTGGTAATCTGGGCAGCATATTTTTGCATCTTGTTTTGGGTAAGCTCAACCACGGTAGGCTCATTAGTGGGTTCGGTCGTAAACACCGCTACATCAGGCTTTCAAGCATTACTCGGAACCGCTACCGCCGCGATTGGAGGTAAAGCCGCTTCCGATCGCGTAGTTGCAACCGCAGAAGCAGCAGCAAGTGCAGTACGTCGAGAAATAGGTGCAGCGATCGATCCCGAATCAATTCGCGAGAATTTAGAAGATTATCTAGGCGGTTTGCGTCCACCGCAACTAAACTTAAAAGGAGTCAAAAACGACATCGAAGCGATCCTGCATGACTCAGATTTAGAACAACTGGCTGGTAGTGATGCTCTCAGTAAAGTCAATCGCCAAACCTTTGTCAACTTAATCAGCGATCGCAGCGACTTATCCAAGCGCGAAGTAGAACAACTTGCTAACGAACTAGAATCAGTTTGGAATCGAAGCGTCAAGAGACTTCCATCAAAAAATCGCCTCGAAGAATTCGTCGATTACGTCAAATCAGCCGCACCCGATTCTTTACTCGGACCCGAATTTAACTCAAAACTCGACGACCTAATTGAAGAATTGCGTAAACGACGCAAAGCTCAAAGTACA from Oscillatoria salina IIICB1 encodes:
- a CDS encoding DUF4089 domain-containing protein, translated to MTDQDRQIAEYVDLTAYLLELPLEPDHRKGAIDNLTQIAEIAKLVTEFPLSGKIEAAPEFKP
- a CDS encoding sensor histidine kinase, which produces MTKENNNYNDIIQTNQERLDTILQSVQSLVNQGETEFSNLLGELSLVVREINTEIEQLVTTHQELQLECQHYQELIAGTSDAYLMTDSAGVIKKANQAAADLLKINNPNSLAGKPLSCLISEANLTSFNEEIKELKFLFNKETQIKLANEQFLPAKISLNCICDRQENVIALSWLIRPIEDDNQNLTNRAESEKEKELSELKTRLIQTVSHEFRTPLNMIHISAQLLEKYYHTFSREKSKRFFHKTRTAIKYITELLDDVLVYSQAESGKLQLTNKLLDLNQFTAKLIEEQQLLRGSKYRINFGSNCQSISVCVDEKLLHQIFGNLLSNAIKYSPQGGNIDVELNCIADRVIFEVSDRGIGIPAEEIPYLFEPFHRAKNAGTIPGTGLGLAIVKKAVEALSGEITLESEINVGTTLTVSLPILSENIESECRRDTELEIGDRELGDND